The sequence AACATATTGGAAATCTGTCTTGTATTGAAATATGAGAATTTTAGGGGACCTTGATTTTGGGGGCCCCGTGCGGTAGGCCAGTTGGCATATGGCCATCAACAACACTGTTTATAAGAGGTTTGGCCTCTTGAAAACTTTcttccaaaatctctatagaaaattttaaaagacATGATAAGATTCAATCCTTTATGCTAGGTTcaaaatttctttattttttctacaaattaaaTGGGTCCTAAGTGGATTAAACTTGATTAAGCTAGGACATGACAAATTGTAGCAAGTTGTTACCGGCAACTAATCAGACCCAAAATACCACTAGAATTCGCCTCTCCAGTTTAATTAGGAAcaaatactagtagtactagtttaCAGTACACTTCAGTCCAACAAAGCGACATGTATCATTTTGAAACTATTTTTCATTGAAGATCCagcatattactccctctatattTTAGTATAACGtcattgacttttcgaccaatgtttgaccatttatttcattcaaaaattttatgcaaatatgaaaaatatttatgtcatactcaaagaacatttgatggcgaatcaagtcataataaaataaatgataattacataaatattttgaataagatgaatggtcaaatgttagataaaaagtcaatggtgtcatatattaaaatatggaggtagtattatttaGGTGTGATTTTGACATGAAACTAACGATTATTTTGGTCTATATAATTATAATCGGTTGCTTCTTCTCCAATCCGTGTCCAGCTTTAGTTCTCACTCGAGCTGTCGTGACATAAAAATCAGCTGGATTGTTAGAGCAGATCACCCGTTACTAAAAAACAAGGgcaattttcttttttcgtcCAAGAAAAAAACACGAAACAGAAAACCGAAGGGAAAGCGACAGCAATCAGCATCCGATGCATTTTCTTAACTAGATGCGATTGCGTATCGTCTATGTTAATTAAAGTGAGAAGAAAATTAAATCCCGTCATTAGGCGGCGAAAAACGAGCGtcatttgatttttgttttttgtttttgtttgtgtttGGCGTGGCCGTGTGGAGTTTCCAACACGATATCATTATCAAAAACTAGTGCGTTCTGCTCCGCCGTCACAAGCTGAAGATATTGACCTGACCTGCAGGATCTCAATCTCTTCGGTGCCAGGCTGGCGGCGAAAAGTTTACTTTCTGGCAAGCATAATAAAAGGCATCGGAAATTTAACGGACCCATCAAAATAAGCGAACCGCCATATTTGTAAacgagtaaaacttttatgaataaaaattttatatacatgtttttagtgatctaaaagcaaagactgaaaaataaacttgaaTGAAAAAACATCAGAATgaactctaaatttaagattgaaaatttaaattttagctgataagtataagcataagcgaaaagatgaggcacTAAGCATACTATTAGTACAGTGTATTCCTTCCTCGGTTTCAAGATATAataaacttttttatttaaaaaaagcaGATTTTATTCTAAATATAACAAGATGTATGTTATTTTTGCCACTAAATTACCCATACTACACGTACTATTCTTTGACTTTATTATAGTCCGGTCATACACCTCGCCGTTTCAAGAAAGCAAATAAGTATTTTTACTCTTTTTAATACTCGTGTAATcgtataaaaattattatatttttaaacggaGCAAGTACTAATACTATAGTGGGTTTGTTGTTTGCTTCAGCTATTTTGCGACAACCATCTTCTAGCGGCTGCAGAGAAGTTGCAGCCGCAACAATATGCTACTATAGTTGAAATATTCAAGAAATCGTTCGGCATTTAAATCGAGCAACGTCAACAAAAATGcttcagaagaaaaaagaacaataaaATGCCGCATATGCTGAACCTGAAGGGAGAGAATATATCAGATCTTTCATTAATTGCAATGGAAATGTACCAGTACTACTctcccttttttaaaaaacttttaagaaagaTTTCAAGAACTCCATAAATGCAAATATGCTCAAGTGTATACACTTTCGGCACATCATTTCGTTTATACGTTGAATAAGCCAAACAGTATATTtataaacgaaaagtaatttgtgaatagaatttttatatacatgttctttaACATtttaaaagcaaaagctgaaaaataaactttgatgaaagaaaccccaaaatcagtttcgaatttaaagttaaaaatttaaattttagctgataagtataagtataagtataagttgATACATTTTTTTCCATGGCCACACATGAGACACAGAGATAGTGAACACAGATGATCATAGCTGGGAACTTTCAACGCCACAAGTGCAGTGCTTCGAACTTTGAAGCAGCCAAGAGAGTCCCCCCCAATGCTGTCCATTCCCTCCATATTTAAACGCCCTCGGAGAACGCACCCCCCGACGTGGTACACACGTGACACTGACGGTGGGCCCATACCTAACCGCCGCAGAACTGGGGCCCACCCGGCAGTGACCCGTACAGTGCTAACGCAAATAGAACAAGCTCCTCGAAGCAACAGCACAACTGCTGCATGAGTGAATCATATGGCCGATAaatgaaatgaatgaatgatctgttttggatttattttttgggGGGTCAAAACAGCCGCAAAAATAGTTTATAGTGTTCACACAAAGCCTGCTCATTCCTACTCTGAACTTGAATTTGGAATCCATCCACAAGAATGGACCAGATTGACCTATTCTATCCACCTTAATTCAGCCGTCCAAGGTCATTCATTTGGACCCCAACTCCCCAAGGGTGGAACTCAAGTTTCCTTCCGAGTTCCAAGAAGCAGCACAAAAGGTACTCCCGTGCTAATAAacagtgtgatttttttttcactcccgCACTAATAAACggtgtgattttttaaaaagaacttTCCATATATAAATTTCTTGTCGAAAAAGTTTTATATCAGCTTTATAATTATTGATTCATTCATTTGTACCCTTGAATGGTCATTACAAAATCGTTTAGATATTCAACCATTTTAGAGCCCCATCAATTGGtctaataagccaaagcaaaagttaaaatttaaattttttaagttgattttaagatattttgaacataatttctttttagtattgacttttaaatcactatgaacaaatgtataaaaaatttacctgtaaattaatttttattttctaacgAGCCAAAATgacttactcccttcgtcccattaTAAGTGTAGCCACGAACTTTCGTattcaactttaatcgtccgttttatttaaaatttttttatgattagtatttttatcgttattagatgataaaatataaatagtactttatgcgtgatttatgtttttaaagtttttcaaaagtttttaaataaaacggacgattaaagttggacacggaaagcATGGTTGAATTGTAACTTCACAGTTAATTTTTCCTCAAGCCAAGAAACTTTCACTTAAGGCTATGATACGTTGGCGTTCCAGTCCAAGTCTTTGCAGGGGAGACAAGCTACGCTGAATTCAGCGAAAAGACAGACCCCAAAAGGTCTTTGAGCCTGAAAAGCAGGGCGCAGAGACCCAGAGTAGGCAGCAAACATCCTCATTCCGATGGCAGGGTAGAAAGCAAATTGCATTTCAACCGAGGAAACACCATCAAAAACAGCAAATTTAGGGGCTCAAGATCAGGATCGGTATTGCAGAAACTCATCTCGGATTGGCAGTAGCACTATCTTTACaagttttttttgacaaacCACTAGGAAAAAAACCAGCCATCATGATCAAAAGGTTAAAAGAGAGTGCAAACCAGCAACACAGCTCTCAATAAGTGTTTGTGGTGTGTGTGTGGCACTGGAAGCAAGTTTTGAAGGAAAGCCTTATTGCTGTTTATGTACTTGGCTGGACTAACTTTAGCcggaaaaagaggaaaaatttGGATGGAATTGGGAGATGGGAGTCTATGATCCCTTGGTGCTGGATGATGGAATTGGTGCCTCATCTTGACCAATTCCGGTTGTTGTTGAAGTTGCTGTTATTCCTCGGCCTGCCATTAGGCTGCCAATTCCGGTTCGCTTGTTTCGGCAAATTTTGTGGATCCACCATTTGTATAGTTCTCTGCTTCTTTGCTGCATTTACACAAAAATATAACCATGACTCGTCGCATATAGAACTCAAATCAATGAAATTTACTGATCAGCAAAacatagtactagtactataaCATTCCAAACAAAGGACAAGATATTGTGGTGCAAGTAAATAAATTCCATGATCCAGTTGATGTTACAACAAGTGATAATTGACCGAATTTCATGGCGGAACACATACCGTTATCAAATTCTTGGTAGCCTTCCTGAAGTTTTCTCTTTGTCACCTCTAGCTTTGCACTATTCGTGAGTTCAAGCTTCGCATTCTTCGCGAGTTCTAGCTTTGCCCGAACTGAATTCTCATCGTGATGGCTCGCCGGTTTCTACAGCCATGGCAAAGAATTAAGACCTCAAACAAGCATTTGCATCAATCAAATAAGCATGTATATTTTGTCGATAAAGCAATATGCTCACATCAGATGGCATAGGTTGCGATCTGCCTTGAGCTGGCGAGGCATCTTGATGCTGCTTAGTCCTTGGTTGAGGTCTCCCAGGACCGGACTCTGGGTTTGAGGGCCTTGCAAGCATCGCCGCGATGAATTGCTCTCTCGTCTGCCCATTGCTCAGTTCCTGTGGTCTCGACTGCCTCATCGCAGATTGTTCTTGCTTCCAGCTCTGATCTGGATCATATTGCTGGGCCACTGGCGGCAGCGGCCTTCTAGCTGGTTCTTGATTCCTTGTATACAGCCGGCCATTATCCCTGCCGCCATTGCTCCTCGTGTCTACAGATAATTCACAAAACAATCAAGATGTCAAACACCAGCTAAGAAGCCAACAACCAtcacaaaaaaatattgaaCAAGGGTCTGATCACTCACTTCCATCATCATCCATACCATCGAAGAACTTGGAACCTTGGTTTTCCTGAGGAAAACTCAGAGGGAGCTGTGTCAGATCATACCAACCAGATATGATTTCGGATGGATGTGCCGACAATTCCAATTACCTCAGATAGGCGGATGGAAGTGCTCGGCGTAGCGAAGAGAGCGCCCTCATCcatggaaggagaagagagcCCCCGTTCATCCTGCTCCAAGCCGGAGGGATGCATGGATTGAGGAGTATGATCTGTGTATCATATCATTGCAGAATGCTTAATTCTCTACTAAATCATGATACAGAGGTTGAAACTTAGAAACGATGAACTGTTCTTGCTTGCTTCCTACCTACAATGGCGTCGCGGCTGCTCATCCACTCATCGACTATGCGCTTCCAACCTCTGCATTCGATTCGCAAACAAACATGTCAACGAATGCAACTGGCTAAGAAAAACAAATTCGATTTGAATATGAACAATCCAAGACGAGATGGGAACACATGGCCATACTCGATGAGCAATCGAACAAGGTGACGAATCTGCTTGGAGTTGTGCTTCCGGTAGCTGCTCACCGCCTTCCCAATCTCGGTAACCTGCAAAGACGAATCGGCATGATGAACACACTAGTCATTTAGTCAACACATCAGCTGGCTTGgcatggctgcggcggcggcggtctcacCGTCAAGGTGTCCACCGTGAGCTCCAGCTGCTGCAGTCGCCGGAGCAGCTCGAGCAACGTCGCCTCCGACTGCATCAACATGGCAGAACAGATTCAGTAGGAGAAGTGGAGgatggcgagagagagagagagagagatagagagagagagagaggaggaggaggaggatgacctTTTCTTGGTCGTTGAGGAGGATGGCCTTGATGCGCTCGgtctcggcggcgacggggtcgtcgtcgcggcgagggacggcgccgtcgtcgtcggtgatgaCCTCGGCGCGGTCGGAGCTACAGAGGCTAGGGACGCTGGCGGCGCCCTCgggatggaggaggagctgggcgggcggcgcgtcggcggcggcgccgccgccgcccgcggggggcaccgccggcggcgcgccggggacCAGGTGCGCCGTGTAGAGGCGCTCGGCGATGGCGTCCCGCCTCGACCGGAGCGCGGCGGGGTGGTCGGacgccgcgacggcgatggccgcgTCGATGGCGTCGAAGATGCTGTCCCCGGCGCCGCGGAAGAAGCCGAGCCAGTAAtccatcgacggcggcgccatcgccggccgATCGCCGCCGACCGATCCGCCGCCAAAAAACCACAGATTAATTTACGTTCTCTTCCGATTCGATTCGATTTGATTCTGTTCTTCCGTTACAAACTTAACCCAAGAAAGATTGAAAAAACCAAACTCCCAGAAAACTCCTACAGATTGCCACTCTCCGACGCAAGAACTCGCCACGGATTCGTGGGCGGCATTACCATCTACTCAACGCAACGCAACCAAactgaagaaagaaagaaagaaagaagaggtttttccttttctttttcttttctttttcttctttttttttttggtgttctGGGTGCGTGACTAAATTCTGATTGATCCCTTTGTCTCGTCGTCCCCCCTACCCTGTGCGTGCCTATCTATCCCAATCCCTCTcgctcaccaccaccacgccgagaggtagaggagagagaaagagaaagaggggaCACGCCAAATTGCCAAccaagagggagaagagagagattgtggtggtggtggttgcgaTTGCTCGCAGATTACGAGCCGCAATCTCATCCTGCTTTGCTTCAGCCGATCCGCTGTATCACCACCCGTGTGGCCGTAGCAATTTACCGGGGCGGTAATTGGAGTGTGTTTTTCTCTGCTTgctctacttttttttaaaaaaaagaatcgacGAGTCaccaatttcattaaatataaaaaaagtaacTGTAAACTGTATATGCACGAGACTTTTAGTCCGGACTAACTAGAAATTAAACCAATCGCTGAGACTTCTCGCGCCCGCCAAGGCCCCTTGCTCTAGCTTGAGCTTAGCCATGGTTGGACACAAACGAAATTGCTATGGGCACACACACGGATTTGAGCTGGGAAACCACTGGTGAAAGTGAAGGGAACTGTAGGGGGAcagagggagagatcgagaaGAAACAATGTAGCTACGTAAATGGAATATATTTGCTTTACTTTCTCATTAGTGCGTAACTTTACCACTTGTCGGAATCCACTACATATCGGGTATTGTTTTGGTTAGTTGTTGTCTGTGTAGCAAATTAGGAATCTTTGTTTAAAGAGAGTTACCGGTGGAAGATAGTCATTGATGATAAGTGTAAGTAGTTGGGTGTGTTTGATTGGTTTATCTTACTTGTCTTTTTCGTGATTAGTGATTGTACTATGGTTATTTCTCATTACCTGTCTGAGATAAAATCGAGAAGGAACAATGTAGTTACATAAATGGAATATATGTCCTACT is a genomic window of Oryza glaberrima chromosome 7, OglaRS2, whole genome shotgun sequence containing:
- the LOC127780848 gene encoding probable mediator of RNA polymerase II transcription subunit 26b, which translates into the protein MAPPSMDYWLGFFRGAGDSIFDAIDAAIAVAASDHPAALRSRRDAIAERLYTAHLVPGAPPAVPPAGGGGAAADAPPAQLLLHPEGAASVPSLCSSDRAEVITDDDGAVPRRDDDPVAAETERIKAILLNDQEKSEATLLELLRRLQQLELTVDTLTVTEIGKAVSSYRKHNSKQIRHLVRLLIEGWKRIVDEWMSSRDAIVDHTPQSMHPSGLEQDERGLSSPSMDEGALFATPSTSIRLSEENQGSKFFDGMDDDGNTRSNGGRDNGRLYTRNQEPARRPLPPVAQQYDPDQSWKQEQSAMRQSRPQELSNGQTREQFIAAMLARPSNPESGPGRPQPRTKQHQDASPAQGRSQPMPSDKPASHHDENSVRAKLELAKNAKLELTNSAKLEVTKRKLQEGYQEFDNAKKQRTIQMVDPQNLPKQANRNWQPNGRPRNNSNFNNNRNWSR